The following DNA comes from Flavobacterium sp. N3904.
TGTGCTAAAACAAACTGCAGATGTACTTGCAGTGGCTGCAATTGAAACTGTATTTGCTACCGTTGTATTCATACACGCTGCAACTTTATTGCAACTATTTAGATATCTCACATAGTAAGTTGTACTGCCCATAGTTGGACTAACTATTAAACTAGCAGGTATAACATTTGATGTTCCCACAACCGTACCACCGCAAGAGCCTGAATAAAACTCAGCATAACCTCCTAGTCCAAGCGAACCTCCACTAACTGTAAGAGTGGCTGTTCCATTACAATTTGTAGCAGAGGTAAACGAGATAGGTTGAACGGGTGGCCCTGTTGTCACTTGTACAATAACAATTGTAGCATCAGAGTAAATACCCGAAGTTACTGTTCTCCTATAATAAGTAGTTTGATTTATACCCGCGGGAACTGTATAATCTTCAGCATTATTTGTTCCTGAAACTGGACCATAACCACTACTTGGTCCTGTTGTACTTACTTCCCATAAAAAAGTATAGATCCCATTCCCTCCTGTTGGTGTTGAACCATTTATAACAAAAGAAGAAACTGTAGAAGTGGCACAAAATGGTTCCGCATAAGTAGCTACTACATTATAGGATTTCACTACCCCATAACAAGGATCTCCAAATGTAGCATTAAAAGAACCAGATGCAGGAATTGTTGCTACATTACTACCTAATAAACCTGTAGTTACAGTACGACTGTTAAATGCATGACAAGTTCCTATCGTAAAATTTGGAGAGGTTCCTACTGGGCTACCATAACTTGCAAACTTCACATTGATAAAAGCAGAACCTGCAGGAGCAGCAAGTGTTACTGAACCTGCAATCGTATTGGTAGGCGGATTTGCATATTCCCCTGAACTTCCAGCCACTTGACCACTAACACCACTAGAATAGGAGGCATAATTATTATCAATTGCAGGATATGGCGCAGAGGAAACGTTGATTATACCAGTACCTGTAAAGTAATCATTAGTTGTATTTGCAGCTCCGGATGATGTAGATCCCCATGAATTTAAAAGCGGTCCTGCTCCACCCAAAACAAGTGTTCCTGCCGTGTGTGTAAATCCTCCCAAATTAGCCAAAGGTCCTAATACCATAGACCAATTACCACTTACGGTTGAAATAGCTCCAAAAGTTTTAGTTCCTGACCCTGAAAGTGTCAAATTATTGTATGTCAATGCACTTGACCCTAAATTTTGCGCACCAGCTCTATTAAATTCTACGGTTCCAGTACCGGCTGTAAAAGTCCCACCTGTACCACTAACATCACCACCTACTTTTAATAAACTTGAACCTCCATTTAAAGTCCCAGCAGTTCTTGTCCAATTTCCTGTAAAAGTATGCGTTAAACTAGTACCTAAATTCAAAGTTCCTGTTCCATTTATCGTCAATCCCGCGCCATTTACATTGCCTGCAAATGTAACTGTACTTCCTGTATTAGTCATAGAAACTAGACCTGTGGTTGTAAAACCAGCTATACTTTGTGCGGCAGTACCACTTATAGTAATTGCAGAACTTCCTGCAGTAAACGTACTGCTATTGGTAAAATTTCCTTTTAAATCTAAACTAAAATTTGCAGTAGCCAAAGTAGCCCCTGAAGCAATATTCAGATTCCCTCCAATTGTAGTCCCAACTCCCAAAGTAGTAGTCCCAGAATTGATATTCAAATTAGAAAATATTGTTGCACCGCCTCCAATAGCTTGTGATCCTCCTCCGACAAAACTCACAATACTGGCAGCCCCAGCAGTAAAAGTTCCACTGTTCACAAAATCTCCACTTATATTTAATAAACTTGTTGCGCTATTAGCTAACGTTAAAGTAGCCGAAGCATTAATCGTTATATTTCTACAATTTGCAGTAGTTCCTGCTGCAATAGTTGGCGAGAAAGTAGTTCCTGTTGGTATAACTACGTCAGTTGTTGCTGTGGGTATTCCTCCACACCAGTTTGCATCAGTATTCCAATCAGTACTTGTTGCTCCAATCCAAGTACCTGCTGTACATGTAAAATTAGCTACATTAAGTTGTCCTAAACCTACAACACCAAAAAAAGTACTGTTTTTATAGGTTGCTGCAGAAGCGGAGCTACCATATGAACCTGAATTCTGACCGATCGCATTTAGTGACAATGTCAATGCGGTATGATTGTTTGTGCCTAAACTGGCTACCACTCCCGTGTCTATAATTAAGCCATTGTCTACAGTTGTTGCACCAGCAAATGTCTTAGTACCAGAACCTGATAATCTAAGATTAGAATATGTTGTTGCTATTACCGTTTGTGCAGCACCACTATAATTTACCGTATTGCCCGCAAAAGTTGCAGTAAGAGTACTAATCGTAGGTACTGGTGCAATAGATATATTAAGCTGACTCGCAGCTGTTGCGTTATTAAAAGTAGTAATGGTTCCTGAACCTGCAAGATTTACAGTTCCGTTATTGGTAATCCCAGTTATTGCACCAGATCCATTTATATTAAGTGTTCCTCCAGCATTATTAGTAATTCCGGTAACTGTGTTAGAACCATTAATATTGAATGTCCCACCAGAATTATTGGTAACTCCAGTAATTGCACCAGAGCCATTAATGTCAAATGTCCCTGTATTGGTAAAATTTGCTAGAGCTGTAGTTATTGCTCCCGTGCCATTTTTGGCTGCAGTACCAGCATTTGTAAGTGTTGTGATTGAAGAAGTTCCATTAAGATTAAGTGTCCCTCCAGATGAATTCGTTAACCCTCCAGCTCCTGTTAGAGCTGCCGAAACAGTAAGTGTAGCATTATTGGTTGTAGTACCATTACTTATTGTCAAATTATTAAATGAAGTAAAAATAGTAGTAGGCAAAGTATTTGTTGTGGTTAATTGAACAGTTCCTGTTCCTGCTGTAAAGAGATTTGCCCCAGTATTTGCTAGAGAAAATCCTTGGCAAATTATAGTTCCTCCATTTGTCATATCCAAACTACCTCTCCTAGTAGGAGCACCATTATTACCCAGAGTAACCGTCCCATTTACAGTAAGTTGACTTGACCCGCCTGAAAATTGAAGTGTAGCAGTATTGGTATTTGTTGGGGCTATTGCGAGTGAAGCACAAGTGTAGATGCCATTCACAGCAACAATATGATTCGATACAATTGTTACATTATCAACTGGACTTGGCGGTCCACTTGTAGTTCGGTAAGTTTGAGCTGTAACGCTATTTGAGGCATTTGCAGTCAATGTTAAACTCGTATTACTAGCAATAGAAGCAACTGTACCTATAGCTGTATTTCCTAATGTTCTTATAACTGAGCCAACTGACAATTCGGTTAAAAACAATGTCCCAGTCCCATTAACAGTAGTAGAGCTACTTAAAGAAGTAACCGTTCCTGTTCTAGTAATATTTGCATTAGCCCAAGTTGAAGCAGCACTCCAGTTACCAGGAGCAGTACTTGTTCTCTGGGCAAAAGCAACGTTAATAAAAAACAACAAAACCAGCGAAAACACAAAAGTCTTCAATCGAGCTGCATTTTTATATACAATGTTGTCGGATAAATTGTCTTGATTATTAACCGGTAAAAAAGACGTAAATGCTTCTTTAAGTTTAGTAAAGAGAAAACAAAAAACAGCGGTAAATAAAAGTAAAATTTTATTCATAATATTTGGGGGTATTTGAGGCTAATTTAAAAAGTAAACAGAATCTATAATCTATATGTTATTAATAACGAATACTTTTATTTTGTATGCTAAATTTCATTATGCCAATTCAAAAACAGGTATTTATACGCATCAAAATTAGAACATTAAAATTTACATTTCTCAATAAGTTTTGAAATTGTATGTAAATTTTAACTAAATGACTGAAATTCAATAATTTTGTAAGTTTAGGATTCTAAAAAAAATTACACCAAAACCCCGTCTTGAATTTACAGGATGGGGGATATTGGTAAACATATTTGATTTATTAACTCCTAAAAAACGATTTTATTAACAAAACCTTTCCCATTGGTAAGCAATGTTCTAATTATTAAGAATTTATTGCTTGATTCTACATTTGGTATTACAAATTCGGTACTATTTATAGCAGCAACTTCATAAAGTTGTCTTCCTCCCAAGTTATATACCATTATCTTATCAATTTTTTCATTTGTTGAGTTCACTTTTATTTGATGATCATTGACAGAAACAATCACTGGTTTTGAATGTGAATCAAAACGGTTTTGTTTTATTTCAAAAACAATTGGAGTAGCGACCACTGATTCAGTTACGAATGGATTATCAATAACTGGCACCTCTACAATTGGGTCTTTTACAACTGGTGCATCCACAATTGGGTTGGTAACTACAGGTAATTCTACAATTGGATCAATTACGACTGGTAATTCTACAATTGGGTCTATTACGACTGGTACATCTACAATTGGGTCGGTAACTACGGGCAATTCTACAATTGGATCGATAACTACAGGTAATTCTACAATTGGTTCTATTACGACTGGTACATCTACAATTGGATCAGGTACAACTGGAGGAACGGCAACTACTGGCGGCACTTCTACAATTGGGTCTGTTACAACTGGTACATCTACAATTGGATCAGGTACAACTGGAGGAACGGCAACTACTGGCGGCACTTCTACAATTGGGTCTGTTACAACTGGTAAGTCTACAATTGGATCAGGTACAACTGGAGGAACGGCAACTACTGGCGGCACTTCTACAATTGGGTCTGTTACAACTGGTACATCTACAATTGGATCAGGTACAACTGGAGGAACGGCAACTACTGGCGGCACTTCTACAATTGGGTCTGTTACAACTGGTACATCTACAATTGGATCAGGTACAACTGGAGGAACGGCAACTACTGGCGGCACTTCTACAATTGGGTCTGTTACAACTGGTAAGTCTACAATTGGATCAGGTACAACTGGAGGAACGGTAACTACTGGGGGGACTTCTACAATTGGGTCTGTTACAATTGGATTGACAACTGGTACATCTACAATTGGGTCCGCTACAACTGGAGGCACGACAACTACTGGAGGTACTTCTACTACAGTTTTGTCAACATAAACTAGTACAAAACGGTCATTAAAAGTCCCTGTCATAGTTGTAAAACTGTACGGGCCATTTTTTAAATTATGAAAAACTCCTGAATTTTTATCTTCAATAAATACATCTTGGTTGACCAAAACTCCATCTACTTGACTAATACTAATCTCAAAAGTACCCTCTATAATCGTTCTATAGCCTAATGGAACTTCGTCTGCATTGGTAAAAGGCAAAGCACGACCCTGAATAACCAGTTTTTTTCCATCGTTTATACTATAAAAATCAATGTACATATTGGCATCAAAACTTATTGCATCATACAATTTATCCCAATGATTGGTTGCCCCCGTAATATAACCAACCAACAATTGTTTGAAAGCTCCTCCTGCATTGGTTAAGTTCAGCCAAACTCTGTTTTTCTCAACTGCAGCAATATTCTTAGCGTTGGGTATTTTAAAAAACGGATTGCTTGGCTCCGAAACTTTGATAGTATTGTTGTTTGCAAAAAAGGCAAAATTCGGAGCCGATTTTTTTATTGAAGACATCTCATTTACTAGAAATCCAGCAGAAACATCGACAATTCCAGGAACAACGTTAAGCGAAATATAATTTCGTTGCAAACCCATTTTTGCATAATTGCTTGCTACTTTCCCGAAAGAAATTTGCGCAATCAAAAAAAGTGCACTGATTAAAAGTAGAATTTTTTTCATTTTAGTAAGTATTAGATATTATGTTCCGTTTTGAAATGACCACTGAAAAACAGGAGGGTTGATATTATAAATTTTAACCAAAAAACCGTTTGAAAAATTGAATTTATACTCGTCAACCAGCAAAAGCTAATATCCTGATTCTAGGCATATAAATTTCTTCTTATTGACTCTATCAAAATTAGCTAACAAAAACGAATAAATCGAATAAAAGCATTTTTAATCGATGAAATACATAAAATAAAATTATATATAAATTTTAACTTACATTTACAGATGTTTTAATATTTAAAAAAAGCAGGTTCAGGTGAAAAAAAAAAAGAGGGCTTATCGTAAAATAAAATCAGGATGGAAGTATAGGCTAATTCAATCCTGATTTAAAAAAAAAGAAGCGAGAAAAGAATATGGATTAATACAAAATTAGTATTTCGATATATTCACAAAAAGAATCCCATCTCGAATGAACAAAACGGGATTAAATGAACAATTAAACGTTAATTAAAAAATAATTTTTTTAGTACCAATAGCATCATTTTGCAGTTTTATTTTAACCATTAGAACCTGATTGCCCGAAATCAGATTATTTATTAAAAACTCGTTACTTCCTATTTCTGTTTTACTGTAAAGTAATCTTCCTCTCAAATCATAAATAAAAACATCTTCCAATGCTTCAGCAGTCGAAATTATTGTAATTTTTTTATTTTTCACATAGACATTTACCGCCTCATCCACAATTTTATTATCGTTGGTGCCCAATGTCTTGTTGGTATATTTCAATACAAAACGATCGTTTTCTGTTCCTTTTATAGCCGTAAAGGTGTAATTCCCTTTGGTTAAATCATATGTGATGTCAGTTTTCTTGTCTTCCAACCAAATTTCTTCATTTGCCAATAGACCGTCTCTGTTTTCGATGCCAATTTCAAAAGGTCCTTCAATTGTACTTTTATATCCTAACGGCACTTCGTCTGACACATCAAAAGGCAATGCCCGACCCTGAATGGTATAATTATTTCCATTATTGACACTGTAAAAATCAACGTAAGTATTGCCATTAAAACTTGGTCCATCATATAAATTATCGTTATCATTTGTTGCGCCAGTAACATATCCTATCAACAATTGTTTGAATGCACCTCCTGCATTGGTTAAATTCAACCAAACTCTGCTTTTCTCTAGAGGAGTCGATTTTTTAGTTTTTGACATTTTGAAAAACTGACTATTATTTGCTCCAAATCGCATAGAATTATTAAAATGGAAACTACCTGCAGCAACATTCCCGACAAAAAAGGATTGGCCTGCAGCAATATAACCTGTTGGAACTGGACCACCAGAACCAGCTGGTCCTTTCGCTATACCTGTCCCTCCAGTTATATTAAAAGTAGCGTAGTCGTTGGCAGTATAACCAGGCCCATTTTTTTGAATCGCAGTATTGTGTGTCCAAAAATACAATGCTCCATAAATAATCCCTGCATTGTTTGGATCTGTCATGAATGCTACTGCGTCAAGTGCAGATGGGTAAGGATTTCCTAATAAATTATATTGATTGGCTCCTACTGCAAAACTATAACTACCATTATTGGGAACTCCCTTGAATGCAACGGGCTGTGAGTATGGGAAAACAACATTTTCTCCATTGGGCCAGATACCCCCTTTGGGCGTGCGGATAATATAGCCCACTCCCGGCGTCATTATTCCATTATAAAAAACCCAAGCATTGGCAGTTCCGTTATACTTAAAATACTTATCAGGAAAGGTATTGGGAGACAATCCGAGCGCAGTTTGTCCCGTAACCGGTGAAGACCAATACGTATAATCGAAATTCTTCATCGGTGCCGAGCTACGTTTGTATGTAATAGAACCGGTATTTACTGCGGCATCATTTACTTGAACTAAACTAGCATTGTTTTCAAAAGTTAAGCTGGTAGTTGCCAATACATCCAGATTTTCCTGTATTGACAAAACAACTCCAGAATTAACGATTACTGAACCCGAATTAATTTGACAAGAACACATTGCTAAATCAGAGCCAATTGTATAGACATCATTTATACCTCCATTCAAAACAACCCTTTTTAAAAGTGATGGTGTTCCATTTGACCATGCGGTTCCATTCCATGTTGTGGAAGAAATTGGAGATGCATTAACAACAATATTTGAAGAATTAGAAGAAAAGCAAATCCCTTCGGAAACAGCAACTGTATAAGTCCCTGGTGCCAATCCTGGAATCGTTATTGTTGTTCCACTACCAGAATATGACTCTCCTGTATTAAAATTTAAAGTCCAACTACCTGTTGGTAATCCGCTTAATGCCACACTCCCTCCTGCTACAGCACATGAAATTTGTGTTATTAATCCAACTATTGGTGCAGTTGGCCCCGTATTAATGATTACTGATATTACATTAGAAGGCGTTGCAACAGTACCACAGGTTGCATTGTAAGAGCGTACTCTATAATAATACGTAAATCCAGATGCTAATGGAGTCACCGCAAGGGAGGTA
Coding sequences within:
- a CDS encoding T9SS sorting signal type C domain-containing protein, whose protein sequence is MKKILLLISALFLIAQISFGKVASNYAKMGLQRNYISLNVVPGIVDVSAGFLVNEMSSIKKSAPNFAFFANNNTIKVSEPSNPFFKIPNAKNIAAVEKNRVWLNLTNAGGAFKQLLVGYITGATNHWDKLYDAISFDANMYIDFYSINDGKKLVIQGRALPFTNADEVPLGYRTIIEGTFEISISQVDGVLVNQDVFIEDKNSGVFHNLKNGPYSFTTMTGTFNDRFVLVYVDKTVVEVPPVVVVPPVVADPIVDVPVVNPIVTDPIVEVPPVVTVPPVVPDPIVDLPVVTDPIVEVPPVVAVPPVVPDPIVDVPVVTDPIVEVPPVVAVPPVVPDPIVDVPVVTDPIVEVPPVVAVPPVVPDPIVDLPVVTDPIVEVPPVVAVPPVVPDPIVDVPVVTDPIVEVPPVVAVPPVVPDPIVDVPVVIEPIVELPVVIDPIVELPVVTDPIVDVPVVIDPIVELPVVIDPIVELPVVTNPIVDAPVVKDPIVEVPVIDNPFVTESVVATPIVFEIKQNRFDSHSKPVIVSVNDHQIKVNSTNEKIDKIMVYNLGGRQLYEVAAINSTEFVIPNVESSNKFLIIRTLLTNGKGFVNKIVF